From Deinococcus aerophilus, the proteins below share one genomic window:
- a CDS encoding ABC transporter permease, whose amino-acid sequence MIEAREVGTTVSAVPGSKRRKGLLARMLSHPVGLLAITVLAMMYLTAFLGPLVYTASPITTDALNTTASPSAEHLLGTDELGRDVLARLMYGGRITLMISIISMLVALSIGSLVGAMAGYHRGWLEVVLMRVVDTFMAIPSFFLILAALAVLGNSPPIVVLVVGLGFWPQVARIVHAEVTKIRNFDFVEAERALGASSNRIIWRHIFPQALPATAVLTTLGIAWSILTETGLSYLGLGIQPPVASWGNMLQNAQTYFWVKPALAVYPGLMIAVAVLCFNLLGNVLRDLTDPRTR is encoded by the coding sequence ATGATTGAGGCGCGCGAAGTTGGGACAACTGTTTCTGCTGTGCCGGGAAGTAAGCGCCGGAAGGGGTTACTTGCACGGATGCTTTCGCACCCAGTTGGCCTGCTGGCAATCACCGTGCTGGCCATGATGTATCTGACCGCTTTCCTTGGGCCGCTCGTATACACCGCCTCGCCCATCACCACAGACGCGCTCAACACAACGGCCTCGCCTTCAGCGGAGCACCTGTTGGGCACAGACGAACTTGGCCGAGACGTACTTGCGCGGCTGATGTATGGCGGGCGCATTACGCTAATGATCAGCATCATCTCGATGCTTGTTGCCCTGAGCATCGGTTCGCTGGTTGGTGCCATGGCCGGCTACCACCGTGGCTGGCTGGAAGTGGTGCTGATGCGGGTCGTGGACACCTTCATGGCCATCCCCAGTTTTTTCCTGATCTTGGCGGCGCTGGCGGTGCTGGGCAACAGTCCGCCAATCGTGGTGCTGGTCGTGGGTCTGGGTTTCTGGCCACAGGTGGCGCGCATCGTGCACGCGGAGGTCACGAAGATCCGCAATTTTGACTTCGTGGAAGCCGAACGCGCGCTCGGTGCTTCCAGTAACCGCATCATCTGGCGGCATATCTTTCCGCAGGCCCTGCCGGCCACCGCCGTGCTGACCACGCTGGGCATCGCCTGGTCCATCCTCACGGAGACTGGATTGAGTTACCTGGGTCTGGGCATTCAGCCGCCGGTGGCGTCATGGGGGAACATGCTGCAAAACGCCCAGACGTACTTCTGGGTGAAGCCTGCCCTGGCGGTATATCCGGGGCTGATGATTGCGGTGGCCGTCCTGTGTTTCAACCTACTGGGGAATGTCCTGCGTGACCTGACTGATCCGAGGACCCGATGA
- a CDS encoding IclR family transcriptional regulator produces MTQTTRDVPRYLIQSAALTLEVLLVFGRPPYRYTPSEMAQQLDLDRNQAFRCLRTLQHVGFIRLDEDDRFVLTKLVDQLATASQPQPTLVGAAQDFMDEVSQTTGETVNLFVLDGDQLSCVDHRDGVRPVRLVTEPGRRIPLHAGACPKAVLAFLSAAEQDTVLTQLPDLPRFTARTELDPEVLRQELEFIRLRGYAISDLDIDEEARGVGAPIFNAAGQVIGAISVGGPASRMTPQRLAELGNLIRSAAQRISRQLGQNRQLLFPLE; encoded by the coding sequence GTGACTCAGACCACCAGGGATGTTCCGCGCTACCTTATTCAGTCCGCCGCTCTCACGCTTGAGGTTCTGCTGGTATTTGGCCGCCCGCCCTATCGCTACACGCCCTCAGAAATGGCGCAGCAACTTGATCTTGATCGCAACCAGGCGTTCCGCTGCTTGCGCACCCTCCAACACGTTGGATTTATCCGTCTGGATGAGGACGACCGCTTCGTATTGACCAAGCTGGTTGACCAGCTTGCAACCGCGTCACAGCCACAGCCCACGCTGGTTGGTGCCGCGCAGGACTTCATGGACGAGGTTTCACAAACAACGGGGGAAACCGTCAACCTGTTTGTCCTTGACGGTGACCAGCTCAGCTGTGTGGATCACCGCGATGGTGTGCGGCCCGTACGTCTCGTGACCGAACCTGGCCGACGTATCCCTTTGCACGCCGGTGCGTGTCCAAAAGCAGTGCTGGCTTTCCTGTCTGCTGCAGAACAGGACACCGTCCTTACACAGTTGCCGGACCTGCCGCGTTTCACAGCGCGTACCGAACTCGATCCTGAGGTGCTGCGGCAGGAACTTGAATTTATCCGCCTGCGCGGTTACGCCATCAGTGATCTTGATATCGACGAAGAGGCCCGTGGCGTGGGCGCCCCCATCTTCAACGCTGCTGGACAGGTCATCGGCGCCATCAGTGTTGGGGGCCCCGCATCCCGTATGACCCCCCAACGTTTGGCAGAACTCGGCAACCTGATCCGCTCTGCTGCGCAGCGCATTTCACGTCAGCTGGGTCAGAACCGTCAACTGTTGTTCCCCCTTGAGTGA
- a CDS encoding BPL-N domain-containing protein, translating into MTAAMVSGVPTWWIDLRAELSPELSRLRVAIYASAGAPYHHAALVAQWGGLPEPLSAAQIQAGGLKDYDVLVMPGGGLLGMAGLLAPLGITGSQAIREWVAAGGMYIGSCAGAYLPATVPASFAAQHPAIGPLHLLDVPLANGADAGLGGLDSPGVGVLQAVVAAPRHWLTQGLPHRFEVVHYNGPCFTPLVHTDVTAVTHVQGAGVAFTPWERSLPGDAAPLVETLIADGAANVVTGPFGQGNVVLFGSHPEFGFDVLQLGWGVAARLFGNALRHQGPRSRDSVLQQRDMSRVTLEVCPVADDLQRASQRFTDLVDRTPDLTGAPAFQGQQAPAIWKAALTEASALSADTAVFLRGLDTGQVPSACASWLDSSATPAQDYGFVGLRQLATHILSLLDQAEAHLRSPPKPSTSPYGDWDQHPYHLLASSYLSASGVTASASLVAGIIGTLSGTDCPPPHPMFSPERKHHD; encoded by the coding sequence ATGACTGCGGCCATGGTGAGCGGCGTCCCCACCTGGTGGATAGACTTGCGAGCCGAACTGTCCCCTGAACTGTCCCGGCTGCGGGTGGCAATCTATGCTTCAGCCGGCGCACCGTACCATCACGCGGCGCTCGTCGCGCAATGGGGCGGCCTACCGGAGCCCCTCAGTGCAGCGCAGATCCAGGCAGGCGGCCTGAAGGATTACGACGTCCTGGTGATGCCCGGAGGGGGCCTGTTGGGCATGGCAGGATTACTGGCCCCGCTGGGCATCACCGGCAGTCAGGCGATCCGGGAGTGGGTGGCAGCGGGCGGCATGTACATCGGCTCGTGCGCGGGCGCGTACCTGCCCGCGACCGTACCCGCAAGCTTTGCGGCGCAGCACCCGGCCATTGGACCCCTGCATTTGCTGGACGTCCCGCTGGCCAATGGTGCCGACGCTGGCTTGGGCGGCCTGGATTCCCCCGGGGTTGGCGTACTCCAGGCTGTAGTGGCCGCCCCGAGGCACTGGCTGACCCAGGGACTGCCTCACCGCTTCGAGGTCGTGCACTACAACGGGCCGTGCTTCACTCCCCTCGTTCACACCGACGTCACCGCCGTGACACACGTACAGGGTGCAGGTGTTGCCTTCACGCCATGGGAGCGCAGCTTGCCCGGCGACGCTGCACCGCTGGTGGAGACCCTGATTGCCGACGGCGCGGCGAATGTCGTGACTGGGCCGTTCGGTCAGGGCAACGTGGTTCTCTTCGGGTCCCATCCGGAGTTTGGCTTCGATGTGCTGCAACTCGGCTGGGGCGTCGCCGCCCGCCTGTTCGGGAATGCCCTCCGGCACCAGGGTCCCCGGAGCCGAGACTCGGTGCTGCAGCAGCGAGACATGTCCCGCGTGACACTGGAAGTGTGCCCTGTAGCGGACGATCTGCAGCGCGCCTCGCAACGCTTCACCGACCTGGTTGACCGCACTCCCGATCTGACGGGGGCACCGGCCTTCCAGGGCCAACAGGCGCCGGCCATCTGGAAGGCTGCCCTGACGGAAGCGTCAGCTCTGAGTGCTGACACTGCCGTGTTCCTGCGCGGCCTAGACACTGGGCAGGTGCCATCCGCCTGCGCATCCTGGCTCGATTCTTCCGCCACTCCTGCACAGGATTACGGTTTTGTGGGGCTACGTCAGCTGGCCACCCACATTCTTAGCCTGCTTGATCAGGCTGAGGCGCACCTAAGGTCGCCTCCGAAGCCATCAACATCTCCGTACGGCGACTGGGATCAACACCCCTACCACCTACTGGCCAGTAGCTATCTCAGCGCTTCTGGAGTGACCGCCTCCGCAAGCCTCGTGGCCGGCATCATCGGCACCCTGTCTGGGACCGACTGCCCACCACCTCACCCTATGTTCAGCCCCGAGAGGAAACATCATGACTGA
- a CDS encoding IS4 family transposase: MTIPDTAHLHADTLAAHLKTRLPHRRLDALRRLAEVLLALLQAESTLHRKIALHLPREATLESKTRTVARVFQDAHLTPQDVTDVLLPLLPDGKLTLIMDRTTWHYGQTPLNILVLGALLGGAVIPLVWRVLPHQGNSCTAARILLVARLLKVLPARRWTVVIADREFIGREWCSFLRWKRIRQCVRIRENTRLEDELVRDLFTTLQPGEVRTLFEWSWVYGGWMHVVITLSPVGDRVIVASDLPVLDILQTYRLRWGIESAFSSLKSRGLNLEATHMTAPERISRLFGLLCIALAWMARVGAQWVQDHPPRQDNRGRAVVSQVRIGWQVLGQAARWGGEIFGDCLQLLSMPFPPTNTSNFRSVRC; this comes from the coding sequence GTGACGATCCCCGATACTGCCCACTTGCATGCTGACACGCTGGCCGCCCACCTGAAAACCCGCCTTCCGCATCGTCGCCTGGATGCCCTCCGGCGGCTCGCTGAAGTGCTGCTGGCACTGCTCCAAGCCGAATCCACACTTCACCGCAAGATCGCGCTCCATCTACCCCGGGAGGCCACGCTCGAATCCAAAACCCGCACCGTGGCGCGGGTTTTCCAAGACGCTCACCTCACGCCGCAGGATGTCACAGACGTCCTGCTTCCCCTTCTGCCGGACGGCAAACTGACGCTGATCATGGACCGCACCACCTGGCACTACGGCCAGACGCCCCTCAACATCCTGGTGCTGGGGGCGCTCCTCGGTGGCGCGGTCATTCCCCTCGTGTGGCGGGTCTTGCCGCATCAGGGGAATAGTTGCACAGCGGCCCGGATCCTGCTGGTGGCCCGTCTGCTGAAGGTGCTGCCTGCCCGTCGCTGGACTGTGGTCATCGCCGATCGGGAGTTCATCGGTCGAGAGTGGTGCTCATTCCTGCGCTGGAAACGCATCCGGCAGTGTGTACGCATCCGGGAGAACACCCGCCTTGAGGATGAGCTGGTCCGGGATCTCTTCACCACCCTGCAGCCCGGGGAAGTCCGCACACTCTTCGAGTGGTCCTGGGTGTACGGCGGATGGATGCACGTGGTCATCACCCTGTCCCCTGTGGGGGACAGGGTGATCGTCGCTTCGGATCTACCCGTTCTGGACATCCTGCAGACCTATCGCCTCAGGTGGGGTATTGAGTCGGCGTTCTCATCGTTGAAGTCCCGCGGGTTGAATCTGGAAGCCACGCACATGACCGCTCCAGAGCGGATCTCGCGGCTGTTCGGATTGCTGTGTATCGCGCTGGCGTGGATGGCTCGGGTGGGCGCGCAATGGGTTCAGGACCATCCTCCACGGCAGGACAACCGCGGGCGGGCCGTGGTCAGTCAGGTGCGGATCGGGTGGCAGGTGCTGGGTCAAGCTGCGCGGTGGGGCGGCGAGATCTTTGGGGACTGCCTTCAGTTGCTCAGCATGCCCTTCCCGCCTACCAACACGTCAAATTTCCGAAGTGTCAGGTGCTGA
- a CDS encoding ABC transporter permease, translating to MLGFLVRRLGQGVLVLVLISLITFFLINLAPGGPSSASRFETTAEERIALNKQLGLDQPLVSRYGQWAGNLVQGDFGVTLNGGQPIGPILRQRLGNTAQLALSALLLSVVIGIPLGILTAMRRNSVLDHVTNTITTLGMSIPDFWTGIMAILLFSVVWKVLPSSGLYDASAGFSLVGWLRHMILPAGVLAFVMLPNLVRFTRSSLLEVLGMDYLRTARAKGVGERRVISKHALRNALVPIIAMVGLILPALLSGSVIIESVFGLPGMGRLAVDAALGRDYNTIMAVTLVAGAVVIVTNLLIDLTYSVVDPRIRHD from the coding sequence ATGCTGGGTTTTCTGGTTCGCCGTCTCGGACAGGGCGTGCTTGTGCTCGTTCTGATTTCCCTGATCACGTTCTTTCTGATCAACCTTGCGCCGGGTGGGCCGAGTTCCGCTTCACGTTTTGAGACCACTGCTGAGGAACGCATCGCGCTGAACAAACAGCTGGGTCTTGATCAGCCACTCGTCTCCCGTTACGGGCAATGGGCTGGAAATCTGGTGCAGGGCGACTTTGGCGTCACCCTCAACGGCGGGCAGCCCATCGGGCCGATTTTGCGTCAGCGGCTTGGGAATACCGCACAGCTGGCGCTCTCGGCCCTATTGCTTTCCGTGGTGATTGGCATCCCACTGGGCATCCTCACGGCCATGCGCCGAAATTCTGTGCTCGATCACGTCACCAACACCATCACTACACTCGGCATGAGTATTCCAGACTTCTGGACTGGGATCATGGCGATCCTGCTGTTCTCCGTGGTGTGGAAGGTCCTGCCCTCCTCCGGGCTATATGACGCGAGCGCCGGCTTCTCGCTGGTGGGCTGGCTCAGACACATGATTCTCCCGGCGGGGGTGCTGGCTTTCGTGATGTTGCCCAACCTGGTGCGCTTCACACGCTCGTCGCTACTGGAGGTCCTTGGCATGGACTATCTGCGCACTGCCCGTGCCAAAGGCGTTGGAGAGCGCCGTGTGATCTCTAAACACGCGCTACGCAATGCCCTGGTCCCCATCATTGCCATGGTGGGGCTGATCCTTCCGGCGCTGCTCAGCGGCTCGGTGATCATCGAGAGCGTCTTTGGCCTGCCCGGCATGGGCCGCCTCGCAGTGGACGCCGCACTCGGACGTGACTACAACACCATCATGGCCGTCACGCTGGTGGCGGGGGCCGTGGTGATCGTCACCAATCTGCTCATCGACCTGACGTACTCGGTGGTTGACCCGAGGATCCGTCATGATTGA
- a CDS encoding ABC transporter substrate-binding protein produces MKKMRTMKLVALGFLLAGGTGAQNVDPNGSVTFVTTADPTFNPWSPNAFVESNLINELLFPGLTRWDKDLKPVPDLATSWKASSDGLKWTFNLRKNVKWSDGKPLTAEDVAFTFNDIVLKKELGANQGSTWRNAVTKVNVINSTTAEFILARPWASLPTYLAYYAGILPKHAFAGVTDPWKFTAFNKQNPVSSGPFKISQVVSGATIRMVRNDNYWGTKPKLQGVTFKVVSDSNAQLAQLLSGDVDLIAVSNPETVDRIKSSPNLVLDIATANIYYFVALNQDDPRFQDARVRQALLHAINRPAMITSVLKGYGQVATGPIAPIQKSYYNANVQQYPYDPAKAKALLAQAGWKPGPDGTLMKDGKPFVISMPTASYQQLVPISLLVQQYWKDIGVKADIKTMDWNSYIQQVIVKRDYQASAAWWSTPADPDVLPYYDSSAANVGNNIPNYKNPKLDALLESGRKASSTLSRKRIYNDAQALMAKELPYLYLWYPQSITAYNKRLQGMRGITQAADFQYANEWFVAK; encoded by the coding sequence ATGAAAAAAATGCGCACAATGAAGCTGGTGGCTCTTGGATTTCTCCTGGCTGGTGGTACTGGTGCCCAGAACGTCGATCCCAATGGCAGTGTTACTTTCGTGACGACGGCCGATCCGACCTTCAATCCGTGGAGTCCAAACGCATTTGTCGAGTCCAACCTGATCAACGAGTTGCTCTTCCCTGGCCTGACCCGTTGGGACAAAGACCTTAAGCCGGTTCCAGACCTTGCGACCTCCTGGAAGGCGTCTAGTGATGGTCTGAAATGGACCTTCAACCTGCGCAAGAACGTGAAGTGGTCTGACGGTAAGCCCCTCACGGCAGAGGACGTGGCATTTACCTTCAACGACATCGTGCTGAAAAAAGAGCTGGGGGCAAACCAGGGCAGTACCTGGCGTAACGCTGTGACCAAGGTCAATGTGATCAACTCAACGACCGCAGAATTCATCCTTGCACGGCCGTGGGCGTCCCTGCCCACCTACCTCGCCTACTACGCGGGTATCCTGCCCAAGCATGCCTTCGCGGGCGTGACCGATCCCTGGAAGTTCACGGCCTTTAACAAGCAGAATCCCGTCAGCTCGGGACCGTTTAAAATCTCGCAGGTGGTGTCCGGCGCCACCATCCGCATGGTGCGTAACGACAACTACTGGGGCACCAAGCCCAAGTTGCAGGGGGTGACTTTCAAGGTCGTGTCGGACAGCAACGCGCAACTCGCGCAACTGCTCTCCGGGGACGTGGATCTGATCGCCGTCAGCAATCCGGAAACCGTCGACCGGATCAAGAGCAGCCCCAACCTCGTGCTGGACATCGCCACTGCCAACATCTATTACTTCGTGGCCCTGAATCAGGATGACCCACGCTTCCAGGACGCCCGCGTACGTCAGGCGTTGCTGCATGCCATCAACCGGCCTGCCATGATCACCAGCGTTCTCAAAGGCTACGGGCAGGTCGCCACCGGTCCTATTGCGCCCATTCAGAAGAGCTACTACAACGCGAATGTCCAGCAGTACCCTTACGACCCCGCCAAAGCCAAGGCGCTGCTTGCTCAGGCTGGCTGGAAGCCCGGCCCGGACGGCACACTGATGAAAGATGGCAAGCCTTTTGTGATCAGTATGCCCACCGCGTCGTATCAGCAACTCGTGCCGATTTCGCTGCTGGTGCAGCAGTACTGGAAGGACATTGGCGTGAAGGCCGACATCAAGACCATGGACTGGAACTCATATATTCAACAGGTCATCGTTAAGCGTGACTATCAGGCGTCCGCCGCGTGGTGGTCGACCCCTGCTGATCCCGACGTGCTGCCGTACTACGATTCCTCAGCAGCGAACGTGGGCAACAACATTCCGAACTACAAGAACCCGAAGCTGGACGCGCTGCTTGAGAGCGGGCGCAAAGCCAGCAGCACGCTATCGCGCAAACGGATCTACAACGACGCGCAGGCGCTGATGGCCAAAGAACTGCCGTACCTGTACTTGTGGTACCCGCAGAGCATCACTGCGTACAACAAGCGCCTGCAGGGGATGCGCGGCATCACCCAGGCCGCAGACTTTCAGTACGCCAACGAGTGGTTCGTCGCGAAATAA